A part of Salvelinus alpinus chromosome 23, SLU_Salpinus.1, whole genome shotgun sequence genomic DNA contains:
- the LOC139550333 gene encoding nuclear receptor ROR-beta-like isoform X1 produces MRAQIEVIPCKICGDKSSGIHYGVITCEGCKGFFRRSQQNNAMYSCSRQRNCLIDRTNRNRCQHCRLQKCLALGMSRDAVKFGRMSKKQRDSLYSEVQKHQKNQEVLNQEVVNQGCLNQGLSLTGEDVAGGDSEGDRHRELSHSYSSGGSSSTLSDLDDIPDLFDLPLTPEEAHKYCSLELLGGHGGSTGNTSNSSSSSSSNNSSNQNSPQQNLLDVTDANGIKHEYQMLSHTQAALLEPLADDCTLMDIERITQSVVKSHLETSQYSSDDLKRLTNSGIHYSPEETRNFQCKSEEFMWQQCAHHITNAIQYVVEFAKRITGFMDLCQNDQIILLKAGCLEVLLIRMCRAFNANTNTMFFDGKFASAQLFKALGCDDLVSAVFDLAKGLSRLQLTDEEMALFSAAVLLSPERPWLTDSQKVRKLQEKLFLALQHSLHMSGAADDKLDQMVSKLLMMKSICNLHVNKLEFFRLVHPETACSFPPLYREVFGSEISLPDSTNSS; encoded by the exons ATGAGAG ctcaAATAGAAGTAATACCCTGCAAGATATGTGGGGACAAATCCTCAGGTATCCACTATGGGGTCATTACCTGCGAAGGTTGCAAG GGATTCTTCCGCCGCAGCCAGCAGAACAATGCCATGTACTCGTGTTCCCGCCAGAGAAACTGTCTTATTGACCGAACCAACCGCAATCGCTGCCAACACTGCAGACTGCAGAAGTGTCTGGCTTTGGGCATGAGCCGGGacg CGGTGAAGTTTGGCCGTATGTCTAAGAAGCAGCGAGACAGCCTGTACTCTGAGGTTCAGAAGCACCAGAAGAACCAGGAGGTTCTGAACCAGGAGGTTGTGAACCAGGGGTGTCTGAACCAGGGTTTGTCCCTGACCGGGGAAGATGTGGCAGGGGGAGACAGCGAGGGGGACAGGCACAGGGAGCTCAGTCACTCCTACAGCAGCGGCGGCTCCAGCTCCACCCTGAGTGACCTGGATGACATCCCCGACCTGTTTGACCTGCCCTTGACCCCGGAGGAGGCCCACAAGTACTGCAGCCTGGAGCTGCTGGGAGGCCACGGCGGAAGCACCGGGAACACCTCAAACTCTTCATCGTCATCATCCTCTAACAATTCGTCCAATCAGAACTCGCCGCAGCAGAATCTGCTGGATGTCACCGACGCCAATGGAATCAAACATGAGTACCAGATGTTGTCGCACACACAAGCCGCGCTGCTGGAGCCACTGGCCGATGACTGCACTCTTATGGATATAG AGCGTATCACCCAGAGTGTGGTCAAGTCCCACTTGGAGACGAGTCAGTACAGTTCTGACGACCTGAAGAGGCTGACAAACAGTGGGATTCATTACTCACCTGAGGAGACCCGCAACTTCCAGTGCAag tcTGAAGAGtttatgtggcagcagtgtgccCACCACATCACCAATGCCATCCAGTACGtggtggagtttgccaaacgcATCACTGGCTTCATGGACCTGTGTCAGAACGACCAGATCATTCTGCTCAAAGCAG GCTGTCTGGAGGTGCTGTTGATCAGGATGTGCAGAGCGTTTAACGCTAACACCAACACCATGTTCTTTGATGGCAAGTTTGCTTCCGCCCAGCTCTTCAAAGCCCTCG GTTGCGATGACCTGGTCAGTGCCGTGTTTGACCTGGCTAAAGGGCTCTCCCGCCTGCAGCTGACCGATGAGGAGATGGCTCTGTTCAGCGCCGCTGTCCTTCTGTCCCCAGAGCGACCATGGCTGACCGACAGCCAGAAGGTCCGGAAGCTGCAGGAGAAGCTCTTCCTGGCTCTGCAACACAGTCTGCACATGAGCGGGGCCGCCGACGACAAACTAGACCAG aTGGTGTCCAAGCTGCTGATGATGAAGTCCATCTGTAATCTCCACGTCAACAAGCTGGAGTTCTTCCGTCTGGTTCACCCTGAGACTGCATGCAGCTTCCCACCACTCTATCGGGAAGTGTTCGGGAGTGAGATCTCTCTACCCGACTCTACAAACAGCTCCTAG
- the LOC139550333 gene encoding nuclear receptor ROR-beta-like isoform X2 yields the protein MYSCSRQRNCLIDRTNRNRCQHCRLQKCLALGMSRDAVKFGRMSKKQRDSLYSEVQKHQKNQEVLNQEVVNQGCLNQGLSLTGEDVAGGDSEGDRHRELSHSYSSGGSSSTLSDLDDIPDLFDLPLTPEEAHKYCSLELLGGHGGSTGNTSNSSSSSSSNNSSNQNSPQQNLLDVTDANGIKHEYQMLSHTQAALLEPLADDCTLMDIERITQSVVKSHLETSQYSSDDLKRLTNSGIHYSPEETRNFQCKSEEFMWQQCAHHITNAIQYVVEFAKRITGFMDLCQNDQIILLKAGCLEVLLIRMCRAFNANTNTMFFDGKFASAQLFKALGCDDLVSAVFDLAKGLSRLQLTDEEMALFSAAVLLSPERPWLTDSQKVRKLQEKLFLALQHSLHMSGAADDKLDQMVSKLLMMKSICNLHVNKLEFFRLVHPETACSFPPLYREVFGSEISLPDSTNSS from the exons ATGTACTCGTGTTCCCGCCAGAGAAACTGTCTTATTGACCGAACCAACCGCAATCGCTGCCAACACTGCAGACTGCAGAAGTGTCTGGCTTTGGGCATGAGCCGGGacg CGGTGAAGTTTGGCCGTATGTCTAAGAAGCAGCGAGACAGCCTGTACTCTGAGGTTCAGAAGCACCAGAAGAACCAGGAGGTTCTGAACCAGGAGGTTGTGAACCAGGGGTGTCTGAACCAGGGTTTGTCCCTGACCGGGGAAGATGTGGCAGGGGGAGACAGCGAGGGGGACAGGCACAGGGAGCTCAGTCACTCCTACAGCAGCGGCGGCTCCAGCTCCACCCTGAGTGACCTGGATGACATCCCCGACCTGTTTGACCTGCCCTTGACCCCGGAGGAGGCCCACAAGTACTGCAGCCTGGAGCTGCTGGGAGGCCACGGCGGAAGCACCGGGAACACCTCAAACTCTTCATCGTCATCATCCTCTAACAATTCGTCCAATCAGAACTCGCCGCAGCAGAATCTGCTGGATGTCACCGACGCCAATGGAATCAAACATGAGTACCAGATGTTGTCGCACACACAAGCCGCGCTGCTGGAGCCACTGGCCGATGACTGCACTCTTATGGATATAG AGCGTATCACCCAGAGTGTGGTCAAGTCCCACTTGGAGACGAGTCAGTACAGTTCTGACGACCTGAAGAGGCTGACAAACAGTGGGATTCATTACTCACCTGAGGAGACCCGCAACTTCCAGTGCAag tcTGAAGAGtttatgtggcagcagtgtgccCACCACATCACCAATGCCATCCAGTACGtggtggagtttgccaaacgcATCACTGGCTTCATGGACCTGTGTCAGAACGACCAGATCATTCTGCTCAAAGCAG GCTGTCTGGAGGTGCTGTTGATCAGGATGTGCAGAGCGTTTAACGCTAACACCAACACCATGTTCTTTGATGGCAAGTTTGCTTCCGCCCAGCTCTTCAAAGCCCTCG GTTGCGATGACCTGGTCAGTGCCGTGTTTGACCTGGCTAAAGGGCTCTCCCGCCTGCAGCTGACCGATGAGGAGATGGCTCTGTTCAGCGCCGCTGTCCTTCTGTCCCCAGAGCGACCATGGCTGACCGACAGCCAGAAGGTCCGGAAGCTGCAGGAGAAGCTCTTCCTGGCTCTGCAACACAGTCTGCACATGAGCGGGGCCGCCGACGACAAACTAGACCAG aTGGTGTCCAAGCTGCTGATGATGAAGTCCATCTGTAATCTCCACGTCAACAAGCTGGAGTTCTTCCGTCTGGTTCACCCTGAGACTGCATGCAGCTTCCCACCACTCTATCGGGAAGTGTTCGGGAGTGAGATCTCTCTACCCGACTCTACAAACAGCTCCTAG